GACAAAACCAGCTCAACAAAGCAATACCAATAGCACAGTTATACAGTAGTCAAAACTAGAACGCTAATTGATTACTTGTTCACGTCGCTGTCAGGCTGCTGCTACCTCATCAAAACAGTCAATCCATAACAAAAAGTaaatttgagattctttCAGAGAGACACTCGTACACAATGAGTACCTAGTGtaaaaagttcaaaaaaatgatttcGCCCGGGATCGAACCGGGGACGTTCTGCGTGTTAAGCAGATGCCATAACCTACTAGACCACGAAACCATAGTAATTATTGTTGAAGTGTAAGAAAGTATACAACACCTAACCATATGTAGGCAGGCAGGTGACCCTACAGAAATCATacagaaattgaaaactaTCACCTGCTTTTAAGTATAGACGGTAATAGGAGATTATGACATCATTAAGTTTCTTGTTGCTCTATCTGCATGAATATTAGTGTAGCAAAGTCTAAGGACTTTCTTGTATATGTGTCAATTCCAACTATCAGGGAATTTAGCTTTGGTACCACCTAATCTTCAACTCAGCATGCTTCTAGAATCACTTGCATGTCAGTTTATGACAATGACTAGGTAATGGCGGTAGAAGACCTTAAGCGGCTAAACAGAAAAGgcaaaaaaataaattggATGCGCATAAGACTCCAGCTTAAAAGCTCATTGCTCTTACCACAGTTTTTTAGCGGCTCTCTTCGACGAGAATCGATTTACAACATACTGTGAGGTAGAATTTCATGAGGACTGTCCTTCATGGATGATCCATAATGAGACATTCTGTACACGTGATATAATACAAGTAATAGTTGGTACTACGAGCTACCATTTATAAGAGGTACAACACTTTAAATCAATAGCTATGTCAGCttaattgaaaaatcttaTGCTCTCTGATAGGTATGTTAgtttttattattttttgcctttaatttttcatatttcTCATTTTTCACAAGtcgaaaaatttttcagcgatgagatgagatgagatgagatgagatttGATTAGATGAGTTGAAACTAGTTTAACGACATAGGATTGTAGACAAGAGACTCATACTGTCGTATCTACCATGGCGAAGAAATCTAAGGAACTTGCTGTCTCTAGAAAGAGAGCTGCAGAGcctgaagatgaagttgaatcacctgaagaagataatTCGTTAACGGTTAATGGTCtcattgatgatgaagctagtgaaagtgaagaagatgaagacgagGAAGAGGCAAATGAAGGTGGAGATGAAGGTAAgcaagaagatgaagaagaagcagatgaagaagaagatgacgatgaagcagaattgaataaattgtTGGCTCAAGAGGAAggagaagatgaagatgaggaatACAATTCCTCTGATTTCTCTGACGATACTGCTTCTATGACTGATAAATTGTCTGGTGTGAAATTGGACACTATTGCCGATCCCAACATTTACACCAAGTATGCTGATGGAGCTCCTAGGGTTATGAAACCAGAAATTGAACCCAAGTATGATAGTGACGATAGTGATACGGAAACTCATAACACTATTGGTAATATCCCATTGTCTGCCTACGATGAGATGCCACACATCGGTTATGATATCAATGGTAAGAGAATCATGAGACCTGCTAAGGGTTCTGCGCTAGATCAACTTTTGgaacaaattgaattgCCTGAAGGTTGGACCGGTTTATTAGATAAAGATTCTGGTGCTAGTCTAAATTTGACTGGTGAAGAACTAGAATTAATCTCTAAGTTACAGAAGAATGAACAAACCGACGAGAACATAAACCCCTATGAACCTCTAGTCGATTGGTTTACCAGACACGAGGAGGTGATGCCACTTTCAGCGGCACCTGAACCAAAGAGACGTTTTGTTCCTTCCAAGAATGAAGCTAAGAgggtgatgaagatagtTAGAGCCATTAGAGAAGGCCGTATTGTACCTCCACAGAAATTGAAGGAGATGAGAGAAGCTGAAGCAGCTGAAGAATATAAATACGATCTTTGGGGTGACTCTAATGAAAGTGTTGACCATGTGATGAATCTGAGAGCACCtaaattaccaccaccaactaATGAGGAGAGTTATAACCCACCTGAAGAATACTTGCTCACGCCAGAGGAGAAAGAACAGTGGGATAAGGCAGATCCTTCTGAAAGggaaagaaattttgttCCTCAGAAATATGGTGCATTGAGAAAAGTCCCCGGTTACACCGAATCAGTTAGAGAAAGGTTTGAAAGGTCCTTAGACTTGTACTTGGCACCACGTGTTCGTAGAAACAAGTTGAACATCGATCCAGAATCTCTAATACCCAAGTTACCATCACCTAAGGACTTGAGACCTTTCCCAATACGCTGTTCCACTGTTTACGCTGGTCACCAAGGTAGAATACGTActttatcaattgatccatcAGGTC
The genomic region above belongs to Zygosaccharomyces rouxii strain CBS732 chromosome F complete sequence and contains:
- the ERB1 gene encoding ribosome biogenesis protein ERB1 (similar to uniprot|Q04660 Saccharomyces cerevisiae YMR049C ERB1 Protein required for maturation of the 25S and 5.8S ribosomal RNAs homologous to mammalian Bop1); translation: MAKKSKELAVSRKRAAEPEDEVESPEEDNSLTVNGLIDDEASESEEDEDEEEANEGGDEGKQEDEEEADEEEDDDEAELNKLLAQEEGEDEDEEYNSSDFSDDTASMTDKLSGVKLDTIADPNIYTKYADGAPRVMKPEIEPKYDSDDSDTETHNTIGNIPLSAYDEMPHIGYDINGKRIMRPAKGSALDQLLEQIELPEGWTGLLDKDSGASLNLTGEELELISKLQKNEQTDENINPYEPLVDWFTRHEEVMPLSAAPEPKRRFVPSKNEAKRVMKIVRAIREGRIVPPQKLKEMREAEAAEEYKYDLWGDSNESVDHVMNLRAPKLPPPTNEESYNPPEEYLLTPEEKEQWDKADPSERERNFVPQKYGALRKVPGYTESVRERFERSLDLYLAPRVRRNKLNIDPESLIPKLPSPKDLRPFPIRCSTVYAGHQGRIRTLSIDPSGLWLATGSDDGTVRIWEILTGREVYKVQLIDTEEKSQDHIECLEWNPEKDTGILAVAAGETIYLIVPPIFGFDIENNGKSKIEKGFGFDTFGAEKKSKVDVNESDDEEQDTTAGVKKSVAQWHKPSKGQQEKDISITITCRKTVKKISWHRRGDYFVSVQPESGNTSVLIHQLSKHLTQSPFRKSKGITMDAKFHPYKPQLFVCTQRYVRIYDLSQQVLVKKLLPGARWLSGFDIHPQGDNLVASSFDKRVLWHDLDLASTPYKTLRYHDKAVRSVSFHKKLPLFCSAADDGNLHIFHATVYDDLMKNPLIVPLKQLVGHDVINSLGILDSVWHPREAWLFSAGADNTARLWTT